The Corynebacterium pseudopelargi genome contains a region encoding:
- a CDS encoding tyrosine recombinase XerC, translating into MGTTQMLELIDDYVDHLRFVLGRSEATIRGYRSDLRAFAHSRPSLEAMSLEDCRDALGEAVEAGASRATLARRTAALKGFSAWLFAQGYLSSDVAARLQAPKVGKHLPKVLNEHTAAEVVHKELDEDASPAQQAEVLRDLAILELLYATGMRVAELVALDIADLDPATRIAKVTGKGNKQRMVPFGTQAAAALKAWLEHGRGHFAGNASGNALFLGVRGGRLNVRQVRRLVQAQGDRAGVEGLGPHALRHSAATHLLDHGADLRVVQELLGHSSLQTTQIYTHVSTQRLQEAFKQAHPRA; encoded by the coding sequence ATGGGCACCACGCAAATGCTTGAGCTTATCGACGACTACGTTGATCATTTGCGCTTTGTGCTTGGTAGATCCGAGGCCACCATTCGTGGCTATCGCTCAGATCTTCGCGCCTTTGCGCACTCGCGGCCAAGCCTTGAGGCCATGAGCCTGGAAGATTGCCGCGACGCACTCGGCGAGGCGGTAGAGGCGGGGGCTTCGCGAGCCACGCTTGCCCGGCGCACCGCTGCGCTGAAAGGCTTTAGCGCCTGGCTTTTTGCCCAGGGCTATCTCTCAAGTGATGTTGCTGCACGCCTGCAAGCCCCAAAGGTTGGCAAGCACCTCCCCAAAGTGCTCAATGAGCACACTGCTGCCGAGGTAGTGCACAAAGAATTAGATGAGGATGCTTCGCCTGCACAACAGGCAGAAGTGCTTCGTGATCTCGCAATCCTTGAGTTGCTGTATGCCACGGGCATGCGCGTGGCAGAACTCGTTGCTTTGGATATCGCAGATCTTGATCCTGCAACACGCATTGCCAAGGTAACCGGTAAGGGCAATAAACAACGCATGGTGCCTTTTGGCACTCAAGCAGCCGCCGCGCTCAAGGCATGGCTTGAGCACGGTCGTGGCCACTTCGCCGGTAATGCAAGCGGCAATGCGCTCTTTTTAGGCGTTCGTGGCGGCAGGTTAAATGTGCGCCAAGTGCGCAGACTCGTGCAAGCCCAAGGTGATCGCGCCGGGGTGGAAGGCCTCGGGCCACACGCCTTGCGCCACAGCGCGGCCACGCACCTGCTTGACCACGGAGCTGATTTACGCGTGGTGCAGGAATTGCTGGGCCATTCCTCTTTGCAAACCACGCAGATCTATACCCACGTCAGTACCCAGCGGCTCCAAGAGGCATTCAAGCAGGCGCATCCACGCGCCTAA
- the dprA gene encoding DNA-processing protein DprA, with protein sequence MSRKQAWAYMSRTIEGPSRTLQELLAQGRDIEAIARGVKQREPWCGALLQQTQSRYGEDQSSEDLAKIRALGGRLITPEDPEWPREAFDQAFGFAASGVSEHARSYADDAVSPHALWVRGQDLGGLSQQAVAMVGTRAISPYGSRVCAMVGEHLAQHHWTIVSGGALGVDTAAHQAALAAGGSTVVVAACGLDRAYPARNAALFEQVVERGAVVSEYPPGMVPHRHRFLTRNRLVAALSAGVVVVEAAWRSGALNTLLWAQAFGKVAMAIPGPITSVNALGCHEKIKTGDAQMVCSGQEILELIQRLGSVDATAQYELDFAADPIQRLPRNELRVFDALSGQPQSVEEIAQQAGLSMALSMHLLVTLEHKGLIQREGAHWLRAQ encoded by the coding sequence ATGAGCCGGAAGCAGGCCTGGGCGTATATGTCCAGAACGATCGAAGGGCCAAGTAGAACGCTGCAAGAATTGCTGGCTCAAGGCCGGGATATCGAAGCGATCGCACGCGGGGTGAAACAACGAGAACCTTGGTGTGGAGCACTATTGCAGCAAACCCAGTCGCGCTACGGTGAGGATCAATCAAGTGAAGACCTTGCCAAGATACGCGCACTAGGTGGCAGGCTGATCACCCCGGAAGATCCAGAGTGGCCACGAGAAGCCTTTGATCAAGCCTTTGGCTTTGCCGCCTCTGGTGTGAGCGAACATGCCCGTTCCTATGCCGATGATGCAGTATCACCGCATGCGCTGTGGGTTCGTGGCCAAGATCTCGGTGGCTTAAGCCAGCAGGCAGTCGCGATGGTTGGCACCAGGGCTATTTCACCCTATGGGTCGAGGGTTTGTGCCATGGTGGGCGAGCACCTTGCCCAGCACCATTGGACGATCGTTTCAGGAGGTGCGCTCGGTGTGGATACCGCCGCACATCAAGCGGCGCTGGCGGCAGGGGGTTCCACGGTCGTGGTAGCTGCGTGCGGTTTGGATCGTGCATATCCTGCGCGCAACGCCGCGTTGTTTGAGCAGGTAGTAGAACGCGGTGCGGTGGTTAGTGAATATCCACCAGGCATGGTGCCGCATCGGCATCGCTTTTTAACAAGAAATAGGCTGGTAGCAGCCCTAAGTGCCGGGGTTGTGGTGGTAGAAGCGGCGTGGAGAAGCGGTGCGCTCAACACCCTGTTGTGGGCTCAAGCTTTTGGCAAGGTGGCCATGGCTATACCTGGGCCGATTACCAGCGTGAATGCTCTTGGATGCCACGAAAAGATCAAAACTGGCGATGCCCAAATGGTGTGTTCAGGCCAAGAAATTCTCGAGCTCATCCAACGCCTCGGCAGCGTCGATGCCACAGCACAATATGAATTGGACTTCGCCGCAGACCCAATCCAGCGACTTCCACGCAATGAGTTGAGAGTCTTCGACGCGCTTTCAGGCCAACCCCAATCGGTGGAAGAAATCGCCCAGCAAGCGGGTTTGAGTATGGCCTTGAGCATGCACCTGCTGGTGACCTTGGAGCACAAAGGCTTGATCCAACGCGAAGGCGCACATTGGTTGCGCGCCCAGTAG
- a CDS encoding PD-(D/E)XK nuclease family protein, whose protein sequence is MKQTLNAALQSVRQTHPEAEIVVLCGQHARDDVIAQMTQGGAIAGVQVGGIRQYLLESGRLLAPRRPLQLRDVAVKVTAALQDEAPETEFHRQGINDEAVTREALAEAVLALLNLPAQRRDAHGGARLPAAVAALAKSIGEDCAEHWFTLPDVAEFLIQRAARRGTQYVLAGDIAFDTLSEWFVQQLPDDARHEVDFPAVTGQAEIEHHSFVSNTDEADFAAAQVLEAVAGGVPLHSIAVAYCNASQMGALHQALERAGIPFSAMNPRTWAQEPFARGIRQLLMLDPSLMPRPEVAALLASGILKDAPSLSSFDFATRGLANLNQGDDWIEKAEELKAVTEVKRFVNALAKQLKGLHQAESLAALAEALSQLRGSLLRKMNAEEQAFFNRLLDTMRQHQLSASAVMLAELSDQALATPLPSTQQGMVQLTSLEGLVGRSMQLCIICGASDDALPGSLGSNAAITPEQSGNTSKAFLDRRERAFQHALRASSKVLISHPRSLLVGTSKVERSPWADGDVHHHGPLIQEWHQASSLPATAFDLNLLAGGQDAQTKQQVQRFLHTMQARQEGEWAGDSAAFNGWIGPGLSNAVLEQQLSTSALELFTQNPLVFFIERILGQRVLEDSFGAAEIDARDRGTIYHRIFERWIREMWLDIASLDHRYSDVDFNAGVLRMREIAMEELNARRDSSIPGVMWQAFQTEVLRVSDAFVKVEIARSKTWRPIGVEVPFGRVYDAEDSPPLKIPLSNRHTLTLGGVIDRVDLQIDHESQQAVLAVLDYKSGKPKTYKAAFNGDEYTGNAKHGYRFQLAAYGEAIRQALAGTITEGPLAELASEVAKINTDNYPVTIVSGYLFFLDENFELIRIIYDDNAQAELEQRLAKITSFIADGAFPPYEISGNPIMTERAVRLGASTAVAASRLQLLGLTPLNIAEDEEQ, encoded by the coding sequence ATGAAGCAAACGCTGAACGCAGCTTTACAGTCCGTCCGTCAAACACACCCCGAGGCTGAAATCGTGGTGCTTTGCGGCCAGCATGCTCGCGATGACGTCATCGCGCAGATGACTCAGGGCGGGGCCATCGCCGGAGTGCAAGTCGGTGGCATCCGCCAATACCTCCTAGAATCCGGGCGCCTTCTAGCGCCGCGCCGGCCACTGCAGCTTCGCGATGTAGCAGTCAAAGTTACCGCCGCGCTCCAAGACGAGGCTCCCGAGACGGAATTTCACCGCCAAGGCATTAACGATGAGGCCGTGACCCGCGAAGCGCTTGCCGAGGCCGTACTCGCCCTGCTGAACTTGCCCGCCCAGCGCCGCGATGCCCATGGCGGTGCGCGCCTGCCTGCTGCTGTGGCTGCGCTTGCCAAGAGCATCGGTGAGGATTGTGCCGAGCACTGGTTTACCTTGCCCGATGTGGCGGAATTCCTTATCCAGCGCGCAGCCCGGCGCGGAACCCAATACGTGCTCGCCGGCGATATTGCTTTTGACACGCTCAGCGAATGGTTTGTGCAGCAACTGCCCGATGATGCCCGCCACGAGGTGGACTTCCCTGCCGTCACTGGGCAGGCTGAGATTGAACACCACAGCTTCGTCTCCAATACCGACGAAGCAGACTTTGCTGCAGCGCAGGTACTCGAAGCCGTAGCCGGTGGCGTGCCGCTGCACAGCATTGCAGTTGCCTACTGCAATGCCAGCCAGATGGGTGCACTGCACCAAGCACTTGAGCGCGCAGGCATTCCTTTTAGTGCTATGAATCCCCGCACCTGGGCCCAGGAACCGTTCGCCCGCGGGATTCGCCAATTGCTCATGCTGGATCCCTCACTCATGCCAAGGCCAGAGGTGGCGGCGCTGCTTGCCTCGGGGATTCTCAAAGACGCACCCAGTTTGAGCTCCTTTGATTTCGCCACCCGTGGGCTGGCCAACTTGAACCAGGGTGATGATTGGATCGAAAAAGCAGAAGAGCTCAAGGCCGTGACAGAGGTCAAGCGCTTTGTCAACGCCCTGGCCAAACAATTAAAAGGCTTACACCAGGCTGAGAGCTTGGCAGCGCTCGCCGAGGCGCTCAGCCAGCTGCGCGGCAGCCTTCTGCGCAAGATGAACGCCGAGGAGCAAGCATTTTTCAATCGGCTGCTCGACACCATGCGCCAACATCAACTCAGCGCCAGCGCGGTAATGCTGGCCGAGCTCAGCGATCAAGCACTGGCCACTCCGCTACCTTCCACACAGCAGGGCATGGTGCAATTGACCAGCCTCGAAGGCCTGGTGGGTAGGTCCATGCAACTCTGCATCATCTGTGGCGCCAGCGATGATGCGCTACCAGGATCCCTTGGCTCTAATGCTGCTATTACACCCGAGCAGTCCGGTAATACCTCCAAGGCATTCCTCGACCGACGTGAGCGCGCCTTCCAGCACGCACTGCGAGCCTCCAGCAAGGTGCTGATCTCCCATCCGCGCAGCTTGCTGGTGGGGACTTCTAAAGTAGAACGCTCCCCCTGGGCCGATGGCGATGTGCACCACCACGGCCCGCTTATCCAAGAATGGCATCAGGCTTCAAGCCTGCCGGCAACTGCCTTTGACCTCAACCTGCTCGCAGGAGGCCAGGATGCTCAGACGAAACAGCAGGTGCAACGCTTCTTGCACACAATGCAGGCCCGCCAAGAAGGCGAATGGGCTGGCGATAGCGCTGCCTTTAATGGCTGGATTGGCCCAGGCTTGAGCAACGCGGTGCTAGAACAGCAGCTATCAACCTCAGCACTTGAGCTATTTACCCAAAATCCCCTGGTGTTCTTTATCGAGCGCATCCTCGGCCAAAGGGTATTGGAGGATTCCTTTGGCGCCGCCGAGATCGATGCCCGAGATCGTGGCACCATCTACCACCGCATCTTTGAACGCTGGATCCGCGAAATGTGGTTAGACATTGCATCCCTGGATCACCGCTATAGCGACGTGGACTTTAATGCAGGGGTGCTGCGCATGCGCGAGATCGCGATGGAAGAACTCAATGCCCGCCGCGATTCCTCCATCCCGGGCGTGATGTGGCAGGCCTTCCAAACCGAGGTGCTCCGAGTTAGCGATGCCTTTGTCAAAGTCGAGATCGCACGCTCGAAAACGTGGCGACCTATTGGCGTTGAGGTGCCGTTTGGCCGTGTGTACGACGCCGAAGATTCACCACCGCTAAAGATCCCTTTGAGCAACAGGCACACCCTTACCCTTGGCGGTGTGATCGACCGTGTTGATCTGCAGATCGACCACGAAAGCCAGCAAGCCGTGCTCGCCGTCTTGGACTACAAATCAGGCAAGCCTAAAACCTACAAAGCTGCATTCAACGGCGACGAGTACACCGGCAATGCCAAACACGGCTACCGCTTCCAGCTCGCGGCCTACGGTGAAGCCATCCGACAGGCCTTAGCGGGAACAATTACCGAAGGCCCGCTGGCTGAGCTAGCCAGCGAGGTGGCAAAGATTAACACCGACAATTATCCCGTGACCATTGTTTCGGGCTACCTCTTCTTCCTTGACGAGAACTTCGAGCTCATCCGAATCATCTATGACGACAACGCCCAGGCGGAATTGGAACAACGGCTAGCAAAGATCACCTCATTTATTGCCGATGGTGCCTTCCCGCCCTATGAGATCTCAGGCAATCCCATCATGACTGAGCGCGCCGTGCGCCTTGGAGCCAGCACCGCTGTCGCGGCTTCCAGGCTGCAATTGTTGGGGCTCACGCCGCTGAACATCGCCGAAGACGAGGAGCAATAA
- a CDS encoding UvrD-helicase domain-containing protein — translation MVQQPDPSNMDNFNRHLITNHVDQSIFVEAGAGSGKTFQLVSRIVTLVIERGVPISRIVAITFTESAAAELVTRLRRNFAEIAHTGQLSIQHASARTFSDVEQAKQRASEALEALPGAAIETLHSFCMRILKIFPLEAGLPPRVEKSNDLLADVAIAERINDTLALLTASMQGHAETTKLVDALPVPVSGADLRGALECLTANEVRVNQLGNLVGWMDAHWGELDQTLNAPIHPGDRLTVDYLRKMLQRVEQLAALCTNHADKLYQNVVAPLQSELHRYVDDGAHPEDFVAPHMDFRGGSTKHWNGLTPKQVRDTIREELENVEIQRLGPVHRALTQVRAVLAARTVELAQQRCRTGMIEFHDMIYLAQRLVRKPDIAQALHERFHTICVDEFQDTDPAQLEIFEHIARGAGEHPVPGKLFLVGDPKQSIYRFRNADLDTYMLARTHFPSYGEEGHSVVHLANNFRSAPAVVDGVNLIFGELFAQAAHIAETSDHAPCAVDYVPMEYPDASGDRPGQVLILRNDEAIEAIGTMGSDSTPHREIEMADIASLIKASMADEGGEFLKDAPEGTAALELEDIAILAPTHTIARRVIDLLITEGIPYVSEGSTQLFNAPEINELLTVLRAIADPADKFTQVAALRSAILGCSDRELAQYHQLDDPPADHPVSQAKAWLQQQHLRTRKVPLHVFMAELVQSAAVREALASEHSQRANLPRVSLLLEITEEFVASTGYGLREFVHWADQQAASSQGVAEPVLDNGTKGVRVMTIHRSKGREFPMVIMAGMAHHKSHQAPAQGLAKDNKVLEFKLGDFSTDGYKAMCEYEKLAAQFEAIRLLYVAATRARNTLAIPLEPALKAKGKASTKFYGAMLYDAIQTIGHHLPMVSADTLPGGSRPLPKQEQTDRELDFDQAQRHVASLQEHLARAAQQAPRISVTAIAHAENSAEPEAEQPTSATLATGARLRALLASKHDSHTKILGNTKLKTAGGTAFGSAVHEVMELLPEGEDAQALAEAIAPLHNLEAQAVADVVSAAECFALSEPYQQSLQAERVYRELPVFDRIDDVAVEGIIDVLYRDAHGEWIIADYKTDRAATPETISSYFLQLEVYARIVEKAMDIQVARCELIFLGHDGPQVRVERR, via the coding sequence GTGGTGCAACAACCAGATCCCAGCAACATGGACAACTTCAACCGTCACTTGATCACCAACCACGTTGATCAATCCATCTTTGTCGAGGCCGGTGCCGGCTCCGGCAAGACCTTCCAACTGGTCAGCCGAATCGTCACCCTGGTGATCGAACGTGGCGTGCCCATCTCACGCATTGTGGCCATCACCTTCACCGAATCCGCTGCAGCCGAGCTGGTTACACGCCTGCGACGCAACTTCGCAGAAATCGCACACACTGGCCAACTCAGCATTCAACACGCCAGCGCCCGCACCTTCTCCGATGTTGAGCAAGCCAAACAACGCGCCAGCGAAGCCCTCGAAGCATTGCCCGGCGCAGCCATTGAGACGCTGCACTCCTTTTGCATGCGCATCCTCAAAATCTTCCCCCTCGAGGCAGGCTTGCCACCACGGGTGGAAAAGTCCAATGATTTGCTTGCCGACGTAGCCATTGCCGAGCGCATCAACGACACACTTGCGCTGCTCACCGCATCCATGCAAGGGCATGCAGAGACCACTAAGCTCGTCGACGCCCTACCCGTCCCAGTCAGCGGCGCCGACCTGCGCGGCGCACTCGAGTGCCTCACCGCCAATGAGGTCCGCGTGAACCAACTTGGCAATCTCGTGGGGTGGATGGATGCGCACTGGGGCGAACTCGACCAAACTCTAAATGCGCCAATCCACCCAGGTGATCGCCTCACTGTGGATTACCTGCGCAAAATGCTCCAACGCGTAGAACAACTCGCAGCGTTGTGCACTAACCACGCAGACAAGCTGTACCAAAACGTGGTTGCTCCCCTACAAAGCGAGCTACACCGCTATGTGGATGATGGGGCACATCCAGAGGACTTTGTAGCGCCGCACATGGATTTCCGAGGTGGTTCTACCAAGCACTGGAATGGCCTCACACCTAAGCAAGTAAGAGATACGATCCGCGAGGAGCTGGAAAACGTAGAGATCCAGCGCTTAGGCCCAGTCCACCGGGCGCTGACCCAGGTGCGCGCCGTCTTGGCGGCCCGTACCGTGGAGCTTGCACAGCAGCGCTGCCGCACCGGCATGATCGAATTCCACGACATGATCTACCTGGCCCAGCGCCTGGTGCGCAAGCCAGACATCGCTCAAGCCTTGCACGAGCGCTTCCACACCATTTGCGTAGACGAATTCCAAGACACCGACCCAGCCCAGCTTGAGATCTTCGAACATATCGCTCGTGGTGCTGGCGAGCACCCGGTCCCCGGCAAGCTGTTCTTAGTGGGTGACCCCAAACAGTCCATCTACCGCTTCCGCAACGCAGACCTCGATACCTACATGCTTGCCCGCACACACTTCCCCTCCTACGGCGAAGAAGGGCACAGCGTGGTGCATTTGGCCAACAATTTCCGCTCAGCACCGGCGGTTGTCGATGGCGTCAACCTGATATTCGGGGAACTGTTCGCCCAAGCTGCCCACATCGCCGAAACATCGGATCACGCCCCATGTGCCGTGGATTATGTGCCGATGGAGTACCCGGATGCATCCGGTGATCGGCCAGGTCAGGTGTTGATCCTGCGCAATGATGAGGCCATCGAAGCTATCGGCACCATGGGTTCTGATAGCACCCCACACCGCGAAATCGAGATGGCCGACATTGCCTCGCTAATCAAGGCGAGCATGGCTGATGAAGGTGGCGAGTTCCTCAAAGACGCCCCGGAAGGCACTGCCGCGCTGGAATTGGAAGACATCGCCATCCTGGCGCCCACCCACACCATCGCGCGCCGCGTGATCGACCTGCTGATCACCGAGGGGATCCCCTATGTTTCTGAAGGCTCCACACAACTCTTCAACGCCCCAGAAATCAATGAGCTGCTCACCGTGCTGCGCGCCATCGCAGACCCAGCCGATAAGTTCACCCAGGTTGCTGCACTGCGCTCGGCAATCCTCGGCTGCAGCGACCGCGAACTAGCCCAATATCATCAGCTAGATGATCCCCCAGCCGATCACCCTGTGTCTCAAGCAAAGGCGTGGTTACAGCAACAACATCTGCGGACTCGGAAAGTGCCACTGCATGTGTTCATGGCTGAGCTGGTGCAATCCGCCGCGGTGCGTGAGGCATTAGCCTCCGAACACAGCCAACGCGCCAACCTGCCACGGGTGTCGCTGCTTTTAGAGATCACAGAAGAATTCGTGGCCAGCACCGGTTATGGGCTGCGGGAATTCGTGCACTGGGCTGATCAACAAGCAGCAAGTTCACAAGGTGTGGCAGAGCCGGTGTTAGACAACGGCACCAAGGGTGTTCGGGTGATGACGATTCACCGCTCCAAGGGCCGCGAATTCCCCATGGTGATCATGGCCGGCATGGCGCACCACAAGTCACATCAAGCACCTGCTCAAGGCTTGGCCAAAGACAATAAAGTGCTCGAATTTAAGTTGGGTGACTTCAGCACCGACGGCTATAAGGCCATGTGCGAGTACGAAAAACTCGCAGCCCAGTTCGAAGCAATCCGCCTGCTATACGTAGCTGCCACCCGAGCACGCAACACGCTGGCTATTCCGCTCGAACCTGCGTTGAAAGCCAAGGGCAAAGCCTCCACGAAGTTCTACGGCGCCATGTTGTACGACGCCATCCAAACCATCGGCCACCACTTGCCAATGGTCAGTGCTGATACATTGCCCGGTGGCAGCCGCCCTCTCCCCAAACAAGAGCAGACTGACCGGGAGTTGGACTTCGACCAAGCACAACGCCACGTGGCCAGCCTCCAAGAACACCTTGCCCGCGCAGCACAGCAGGCGCCGAGAATCTCGGTGACCGCAATCGCCCACGCTGAAAACTCAGCGGAGCCTGAAGCAGAGCAGCCCACCTCGGCAACGCTTGCCACCGGCGCGAGGTTACGCGCATTGCTGGCAAGCAAGCACGATAGTCACACCAAGATTCTTGGCAATACCAAGCTGAAAACAGCCGGCGGCACAGCCTTCGGTTCCGCAGTACACGAGGTGATGGAGCTACTACCAGAAGGCGAAGACGCCCAGGCGCTCGCAGAGGCTATCGCTCCGCTTCACAACCTTGAAGCCCAAGCCGTTGCTGATGTGGTTAGCGCAGCCGAATGCTTCGCTTTATCGGAGCCCTACCAGCAAAGTTTGCAGGCTGAACGGGTCTACCGTGAACTGCCGGTGTTTGACCGGATCGATGATGTTGCTGTGGAAGGCATCATCGACGTGCTATACCGCGATGCACACGGCGAATGGATTATCGCGGATTATAAGACGGATCGCGCTGCTACCCCTGAGACCATTAGCAGTTACTTCCTGCAGCTCGAGGTGTACGCGCGGATCGTGGAAAAGGCCATGGATATTCAGGTCGCACGCTGTGAGCTTATTTTCCTTGGCCATGACGGCCCGCAGGTGCGCGTGGAGCGTCGATAA
- the rpsB gene encoding 30S ribosomal protein S2 — protein MAVVTMRELLDAGVHFGHQTRRWNPKMRRFIFTDRNGIYIIDLQQTLTYIDEAYEFVKETVAHGGTILYVGTKKQAQEAVKNQAERVGMPYVNHRWLGGMLTNFQTVSKRLHRMKELQAMDAAEGGYEGRTKKEVLMLTRERQKLERVLGGIADMTKVPSAMWIVDTNKEHIAVNEAHKLNIPVVAILDTNCDPDVVNYPVPGNDDSIGSIDVLTRVISSAVSAGKQAREERQLAAQKEAAGDTEKTEVAAKVEATEEVAAKVEAPKAEAAEAKSE, from the coding sequence ATGGCTGTTGTAACCATGCGTGAACTGCTCGATGCTGGTGTGCACTTTGGTCACCAGACCCGTCGTTGGAACCCGAAGATGCGTCGTTTCATCTTCACCGACCGCAACGGCATCTACATCATCGACCTGCAGCAGACCCTGACCTACATCGATGAGGCCTACGAATTTGTCAAGGAGACCGTTGCCCACGGTGGCACCATCCTTTACGTTGGCACCAAGAAGCAGGCTCAGGAAGCTGTGAAGAACCAGGCTGAGCGCGTTGGTATGCCTTATGTGAACCACCGCTGGCTCGGCGGCATGCTCACCAACTTCCAGACCGTGTCCAAGCGTCTGCACCGCATGAAGGAACTGCAGGCAATGGACGCTGCTGAGGGTGGCTACGAGGGTCGCACCAAGAAGGAAGTACTGATGCTCACCCGTGAGCGTCAGAAGCTCGAGCGCGTGCTCGGCGGTATCGCCGACATGACCAAGGTGCCTTCCGCCATGTGGATCGTAGACACCAACAAGGAGCACATCGCCGTCAACGAGGCACACAAGCTCAACATCCCCGTAGTTGCCATCCTGGACACCAACTGCGACCCGGACGTTGTGAACTACCCCGTGCCCGGCAACGACGACTCCATCGGCTCCATCGACGTGCTCACCCGCGTCATCTCCTCCGCAGTCTCCGCTGGTAAGCAGGCTCGCGAGGAGCGCCAGTTGGCTGCACAGAAGGAAGCTGCCGGCGACACCGAGAAGACCGAAGTTGCCGCAAAGGTTGAGGCTACCGAAGAGGTTGCTGCCAAGGTGGAAGCCCCCAAGGCAGAAGCTGCAGAGGCTAAGTCTGAGTAA
- the tsf gene encoding translation elongation factor Ts, with protein sequence MANYTAADVKKLRELTGSGMLDCKKALEETDGDFDKAVEILRIKGAKDVGKRAERNALEGLIAVSGNTMVEINSETDFVAKNAEFKEFAQKVADAAAAVKANSPEELAAAEVDGKPAGEAVQELSAKIGEKLELRRAVTLEGENISVYLHHRAADLPPAVGVLVAYTGEGEEAKAAAHAAAMQVAALKAQYLTREDVPAEVVENERSIAEQITRDEGKPEQAIPKIVEGRLGGFYKDVVLLEQASVADSKKTVKQVMDDAGVTLTGFVRYEVGQH encoded by the coding sequence ATGGCGAACTACACCGCTGCTGATGTGAAGAAGCTTCGCGAGCTAACCGGCTCCGGCATGCTCGACTGCAAGAAGGCACTCGAGGAAACCGACGGCGACTTCGACAAGGCTGTTGAGATCCTGCGCATCAAGGGCGCTAAGGACGTGGGCAAGCGCGCAGAGCGCAACGCCCTTGAAGGCCTGATCGCTGTGTCTGGCAACACCATGGTCGAGATCAACTCCGAGACCGACTTCGTTGCTAAGAACGCTGAGTTCAAGGAATTCGCTCAGAAGGTTGCCGACGCTGCTGCTGCAGTGAAGGCTAACTCCCCTGAGGAGCTTGCTGCTGCTGAGGTTGACGGCAAGCCTGCTGGCGAGGCTGTGCAAGAGCTTTCCGCCAAGATCGGCGAGAAGCTCGAGCTGCGTCGCGCCGTGACCCTTGAGGGCGAGAACATCTCCGTGTACCTGCACCACCGTGCAGCCGACCTGCCCCCGGCAGTTGGCGTGCTCGTTGCATACACCGGCGAGGGCGAAGAGGCCAAGGCTGCTGCACACGCTGCTGCAATGCAGGTTGCTGCACTGAAGGCTCAGTACCTGACCCGCGAGGACGTTCCTGCTGAGGTTGTAGAAAACGAGCGTTCCATCGCCGAGCAGATCACCCGTGACGAGGGCAAGCCTGAGCAGGCTATCCCGAAGATCGTTGAGGGTCGCCTCGGTGGCTTCTACAAGGACGTCGTACTGCTCGAGCAGGCTTCTGTTGCTGATAGCAAGAAGACCGTCAAGCAGGTTATGGACGATGCAGGTGTAACCCTCACCGGCTTCGTTCGTTACGAGGTTGGCCAGCATTAA
- a CDS encoding M23 family metallopeptidase: MRIFSALNAIALCSLIAFGSIPEAFAYVSPATGTQYPGRVTKAFDVGEHDWLPGHRGVDLGLAPGSPVVAAEQGTVAFAGVVAGTPVLSIDHPDGLRSTYQPIRAVVAKGDTVQAGQVIGILLSAQGEQGLHWGMKTGPKSYINPLSLLDIPIIRLKPIDS; encoded by the coding sequence ATGCGCATCTTTTCAGCTTTAAACGCCATCGCACTTTGCTCCTTGATCGCCTTTGGCTCCATACCTGAGGCTTTTGCCTACGTCTCCCCTGCCACCGGCACACAGTATCCGGGAAGAGTAACCAAAGCGTTTGATGTTGGTGAACACGATTGGCTTCCGGGGCATCGCGGTGTTGATCTTGGACTAGCACCGGGCAGTCCCGTGGTAGCTGCAGAGCAAGGCACGGTGGCGTTTGCAGGCGTGGTTGCTGGCACCCCCGTGCTCTCGATCGATCACCCCGATGGCCTTCGTAGCACCTATCAGCCAATTCGTGCAGTGGTGGCAAAAGGAGACACCGTACAAGCAGGGCAAGTGATCGGCATCCTTCTGAGCGCACAGGGTGAACAGGGGCTGCATTGGGGAATGAAAACTGGGCCGAAAAGCTATATCAATCCCCTATCCCTGCTCGATATTCCCATAATCAGACTCAAACCCATTGATTCTTAA